Genomic segment of Apium graveolens cultivar Ventura chromosome 7, ASM990537v1, whole genome shotgun sequence:
TCTATAATGCAGTAGCAATATCAATATTGACATACGAGGCATTCGACTTTAAATacctaggtggcagatttctatttctggctatgaaagggttatgaagaaggatttgggctttcaggaatcaaggctcaggttagggtgaaagccgacattcatctaAAATCATTAGCAGGACTTCAAAGTGTTTCTTAACAGAAGGAAAAATTCAATCAGACTTTGAAACTTATCATCAATGTAAAGTGACAGGGTTCACAACATTACAATCAAAACGAAGACTCGAGTTTTTCCATTTCATTTCATTTCATCTTTTAAAGAATAAGGAGCAACTTCTCCAAGTATATAAACATTTTCATCTTTATAGAATATAAGAGAACCCatgattggaatatccatctttaaattataatacgggtgatcagcccgtaccgacctccatctggtcgttatggTACGTATGGCATTATagccttatattggactagccctgctagcctcttatgtgactggactagtcccactagcctcttacgtctctatccaatccatcaggaattcttTTGGAAAACCTTGTATTGGAAAAAAAGagtttactaaattcattttaaaattaccaagaatgtgaaatcatttggactctatcaagtcgaaaatcattcttaagttcaatttaaGATTTCAAGGAAAATGAACAGATCAAGCGTAAACAGGGATCAATACAAAGGAACTACATCAAATGATAAACAGGGTTAACTGGTTCCAATTCAAGAGAGTTTCAACAATCAACTCATGACAGGGTTCACGGGTCAACGAAGAATTTGGATTTACCAAGAAATGAAGTAAGAAAGAATGTAAAAGTTCTTGTAGGGTTTACGATATCAGaagataacaaaggaaacaataCGATATTCAGGGTACGAATCAACAGGGTTACTACAAAGGATCGAACAGGGTATGATATCAAATTGTCAAAAGAACAATATCAGGGTTTCtcagaatcaataacaggtataTCACAATTTCAATAAAAAGCCTCTAGTtaatcatggcatcaataattTCCTCTCTATAAACAATTCACAagagaaggcagagttacttACCTTAAATCACTTTCCTGCTTTACTGAAACTGAACTACTACCACCTAGGATTCATTTCCTTTTTGTAGCCTGAATGCTTTCGCTGTCCGGATCtataatccaaaacagaatccaTAATCAGCAACTTACTCGACACTCGACGTTTCTCAGAACGCCTAACGATTACCCCATATCGCGATAACACTTAACTCGTATACTCATGCATAATCATAGTATActcacataacacatagcaagtATATACTCAACCATATTCTCATAGCATGCATTACAATATACTCGTATACTCTAAATTTAAAATTAATCATCGAATCACATAGTACGGCCCAACGATATCACATAACATATTATACCTAATACTCCAAACCCTTTATATAACCTTATATCGAAAcgaatcatcctttttctttttaatcccaaaattcgaaccaaaacacaTAGTAAACCAAACaaataactcgacaaccaaacaaCTTATTCCTTTCTTTTTAACTCAAAAAATTGAACCAAAATAATGgaaccaagccaagaaatcaacatgcaaccacttatTGTCATCATGCATAATCTAGATTTTTATCCTAGCTTTATTAGGACTTAAACTAATTAAATGTGGCCATATCATCCACTCATACCACAAAATTCGAATCAAAACAAGGTCACAAGCAACAAGTTATCAAatcccaaatctcatcaaccaATCAAGTAGTTTAAAACTTATTTCTTTCTTAAAAATCCAAGCCTTATTCGGCCCTAATCAAACAAACAACATGCAACTCTTAAATTAACATGTAAAGTCAATTTTTATCTTTAAAGCTTATCTTCGCTCAATTCTTAACAAGAAAAccctttaaaatatttttcttttacaTAAAATCGAACCAAAATCCAATCATCAACATGCAAGTCCAAATATTATCTATTAACTAGCAAtgatcaacatgcaagcctaaaaGTTAACTATTAACTAACAATGATCAACATGCAAGTTCAAGAATCAAGCATAAACTTATGTTCAATCCACAACACATCCATTCAAATCATTTTAAAGAAAAACCGAACCAAAAATTAGATTTTTTAAAACCAAAACCCTTTGTAAAACTCGAATCAAAATTAAACCCTCCTTTTTACTAGCAAAATTCAAACAAACATCAAACAAAACCATAGAAAATAACATAATTTTAATGCACTATACTCTCTTAAGATCACACACTAAGAAATTATGttttcttagatataaccaagagatgttgatgcaaaaacCTTCTTAAACACTTAAATGCAAAGAGTAAATAGATAGAGGATTAAAAATGATGAAGATCAATGGCAAGATCTTTGAATTCTAAGTAGGATTTGATTTTGCATgtaggtgagagagagagagagagagagctcgggagagagagagagagagagagagagagagaattcgggagagagagggagaaaagaaaagagaaagaaagagTGATCCAAGAGGAAAAAGAGAGTGAGGAGGAAGGAAGGAAGAGTGGGTGTATTTATAAGTGAGTGGAGGGACGAAATGGTCTTTTGCCAACTAATTCtagaaacttcttttcttttattcaaaAACTCAAAAACAAATTTGGATAATACATAACTCCCTCAGAAAAGGTGAAAATGACATAAATAACAATTTTAGAATATAGATCTTGAAATTAGCTTTCTagccatatttttaaaatattttttgagcgtacggtttattttatatgaattttataagATTACGCTCATAATAAAAATATAAcccaataaaatcattttaaaatacgcCGATCACGCAATAATttcatctatcatttttagaaagtctccaGGACTATTTCGAATATAATAAAGCAAATTTCACACCTTGACcatactcagataattttataaaaatataaaggttcaataaaccttatttaaatcaaataaatcacttaaaataaataaaaatttccATATCACATAATCATGCACATTAACAGGAAACAACATAAACTCATTCACAATTACGAcacaaaattatactttattcacttaatcacatcGCGAAATTTTCAATCGCTACATGCATGACTTCTCTAGCATAAGTTTTCCTCGAGTTTTtagacaatccagcagcagttggccCTCCAAAGATAttgtttatcactggccctcggggTTGAGGGTTTCGGCCCTGGTCATCTTGATCCCTCTTACGATCGTCAAAATTCCTTCTTCCATtgttatttctttcattttttccCTATTTCCAGTATACTTGCTCAGCCTTCCTTCCgaataaggaattcaatttcGTCCTTCAGTTGTCAGCACTCATCAGTTTCATGACCatcatccttgtgaaatctacaatattagctcttatctagcttggcaggatcagccttcaagggcttaggctaACGAACATCCCTATCTCTCTCGATTTCCATTaagatctgacttctaggagcattcagcttagcatattcggtgaacttttatccaggtcctcccttcttcggggttgaatcaaCGTCTTTCTCAGTtataggatacttgtccttggcattGTATTCTTgatcagtctttcgcttcttTCCACTAGAGGGCTCGTTGCTCACTACCGCcttcttcatactttcctccATCTTGATATACTTTTCGGCCCTATCTTGgaactgcaacatgttttcagggggcacttagctaaggacatcttgaagaactcgtctTTAGTTCCTTGCTTCAGTGTTATCATAGCTACTTTGTCATCAAGATTTGGGACCTTCAaggcttcctttgtgaaacgattaAGATAGTCTCTAAGGGACTCCTTCGCTCCTTGTACAATGCCCATGAGGGaagctgaacttttctcatgcactttGCCACTAATAAACTGCTTGATGAAAGCTTGACTCAACTCCTTGAAATATCCAATCGAGTTTGGGGGTAGatgactataccacctttgagccataccctaCAGGGTTTGTGGAAAGGCCCggcacttaatagcgtcattcactGGCTGTAACAACAGGGCGTTAGAGAACATCCTGACATGATTAGCTGGGTCACCAGTTCCATCATATGCTTTGATAGtaggcatcttaaacttccttgagatgtggacattcattatttcttcagtgaatggtgggtttggatcatcaggatctcctagagGCATTAAATCACTTGGGCTAGCCCTTAGGACAATAGCCCTTCTTGGTATTAGACCATTCAGGTCTATAATTGGAGGAAAATCTCTTTGTCTCGAAGCAAGTGGAGGTCTTGATGTCAGGTGCATTTCCAGGTCACGATTCAGCCTGTGGACCTCGGCTTCATGAGCCTTGATCCTCTCTTGAACATATCGGGGATTTGTCCCTTGAGTGTTCCTGGGTCGCTGGTTAGTAGTAGGCATTGGTTCTTTTCCAGCACGCCTTCTCCTTGGAGCGATCTCGTCATCCGATGATTTAGAGTCTCTATCAGAATAGGGTCCAGAGAACTCTCGACCTTCTGGGATATGAGCCAGACCACGTACATAGTGGGACGTCCGTGCTTGTGCCTCGCTCCGGTTAgagtgtccacttcctccaacctcaaggtataggggcatcccgtaaggggggttagtggtcacgaTCGTTGAGTATTCATACCCAATGGGTTGAGGGTTCATAGGTGCATGTAGCTGttgaaattggggattcgtcccttgaagAGTTGGGGGCTCCTTCTTGAGTGGAGGCATAGGTTGAGTGCGGGGGGATCTCCACCACAAATGAGATTGTTTGGGTCGTCCCAACCGATGTTCCTTCAGGGGCGTTGTTTCTGCTCCGTGTATTCACCATGGTTGTTATTATACTTTCCCACAGACGACACCAAATATTATGGGTAAAAAGCTAGGTTATAGTTATTACgatatttattgctagggttcgagagctcaaggcctttaatggctgcacTTGTGTTTTGTAACTTAAATctgccttcacaagatgcctacgtatctctgtaaatttagagaatcaagccaaaatgTAGTTATTCATGGAGGGGTGAGACCCATTATATAGATATTGGatgtccttgaattggactagggttaggagacttgatAAATAAGTCTCTGTTTTACagtagactttggagtcctaataAGTAGGAAGCAGATTGCTTGTTGGTTTGGGTGCCTTGGAGGCTACTCAGTGAAGAATTTTATCCTCCATGTGATATACTTAATGAATTGTtattttaccttatttattaattacgaaattaataaataatcaatattTTGGGCCTCATTAACATGCTTTGGGCCTCATTAACCGGGCTTTGTTACTGGACCATATCGTGTTTAATTAATTTAACATTAATTATACTTTTAGGCCAATTTCAGGCCCATATTAATTATGCATTAAGaatataatatatcaaaaattcaatatatttatttataaaatttaaaaaatattattaagcTAATATGTGCTTTTCGGCTGGTACACGTAATGAACTTTCACATTCACATAAattttatggataaaaacttTGTAAATTTGCCAAGTGATCAGAAATGAGTTATCGCACTATTTTTAAATAAATGGTTTTGGGTGCTGTATATCAGATTTAAGTTACTTTTAAGtctttaaactttattacaaacttaaaTCCTAACCTCTCTCATTAAAGGTATCTATCTACAGTTAATTATTCTTTGATTGACTGATTAAAAAGATATTTGTTAAAGAGTAAAGcgaaaattttattaaaatattgaaCCTCAATCCGATAAAGCCCAGAACGGTCAACTATAACTTGATTGTGAAACAAAAATCGAGCTAATCAAATAATTGTTTTGTTTTTAAATTGTTTAACACATAGAATATTGaaattttttaaactaaaaagTATTACGATGAAATCTCGAGTAATCCAACCTACATCAATTCTGAAACTAGTAGTAACACAATTGACCTTCACGTAAGCACCATCTGTCGACCAATGTTCATAACTATCAATTACATCAACTGATATTAGACTAACAAATATCCCTAAAATACGAACACTTTTTTGTTGTGAAATGTGAGTTTTTGCGATATTTACCACCATCCCAGATCTGATACAAGTCTTACAGATCTCCAAAAATATCATATAAATCCTTTTCAGAGCGACTACCGAAATCGGCAACAAAAGACATAAGAACATCTTGACATAAAACACTAACATCTCAAAAAGATGGTCACGACTAATAAACTTTATAACAAGGTACTCAACAAGATCTCACCCGAAAAGAATTAGATCTTGACTTTATTGaaaaaaatgataaataaataaaagaggaGATGAGATAGCAAAAGGGAGCTTGATATATTGATGAATGAATATTGAATAATGGATAAATGATGGTTAAAATTCTAATTTCAGGGGCCTGACTCTCAAAACCCTAAATTATGTGATTTGAAAAAGATGTTTGCTTTGTTTGTAAATGAAATATGCAACCTTCTTACATTCAGAAATCAGCTAAATACAGAAAATACCCTTGCCTTTATTATTTACAAACCAAAACACTAGTACAAGTTTAAATATTCAACTTCTGTATTTAGCAAATTGCATAGACTCCGCTGGTGGCTACAAAATTTATTGTCTAAACCATCAACAATACAAACCAACTGCAGAGGATATCAGTGTCTTGAGGTTAAGTGCTTTTGCTAGTAGCTCTTGCATTTCATCAGCATAATATTTCGCAGCAACGGAACACAAATCCCCCGAGACATCATCTTCTCACCATCTACGGAGACAATGCCACCAGGTTCCTGCCCTGTTTCAGCTAGTGTCGTGTTTGTGAAGCGCAAGCTTTGCCTGGTTCTTGGATTGATTCCAATCAATCGGCCTAGTGTCACACTGTGGTCTGCAAAAAAAGATGCTGTAGACTGCAGCAAAATGTTGATCAACATTAAAATCATGATTCCGTaatgaaattattaattaagaatcGATTTACTCAAGAAGTATAACCTCGGTGTCAAGACTGGAGGACGAGAATGAGGAGAAGCTGGAGGATGGCACATGTAAAGAACTTGGTACTGATGCAGCTACTGTCGGCTGTGGTGAGTTATCTGCAGCTTCAAGTAATCTGGTGTTCATGTTTTCGAGCCCTAGAGGCCATCCATTTGGCATCAAATTTTCCTGCAGAGCCATCTGTTATCAACATGATCACCAAAAGAGTAATGTTAAAGATCAGCAGCATCTAAGAACAGACTTTAAACTTCACCAGAACCAGACCATACTAAAATTCAATCATTAatttcaataaaataataataataataataataataatcagaAAGCTCAACAGAAATCATAAAAATCAAAGATTTCAATACGACAAAGTCATGATTACTAACAGAATCTAGAATCTGAGTCAACAGACCTTTTCAGAGAACAATCAAAAACCATGAAAACAAAACTCACCTCACCACCAGTGTAATGACAAAAGCTGCAGAAAGAAGGAGATGATTGGCAATTCAAATATCACCAACCAAACTAGTTTTAATATACAAGTAAATGTTTACTTTTCAAACAATCTTTTAAGTTCTTCCTTAAATATTACCATAAATCGTTCTCTTGGGCCCCTACTAGCATTTTTGGTCACCCTTGTGTCCATTTGTATATGCACTTTGTTTATTTTTTGCTCATTCTATAgctaattattatataaataaataagaatGTATCTTGGATGAGCCAAAACAATTAAAGGTTCGATAGAAAAACAATCTTATAATAGATTTAATAATGTTAATTTGGATAGTGACCAACACTTGGGAGTCCAGATTACAGTGTAAATGGGGTCAGTTGCTAGGTTGTTAGAAGGGGCAATAGtaatgaataaataattattagtatGGTGCTGCTTCACTGTCGGTAGTACTGGAAATTGTAACATAATATCTCATTGCTCTGCAACTAGgatatatttttcttttattatgTACAAGACTACATATTTAATAATGTAAGTCAAAACTCTGTATCTAATAATAAAATGAAAGCATGAAATTCATGTCAATGACTTTAACACCATTTTCATATTGTCTTTGTGACATTATAAACTGCATCTCTAGTTTTCCACTCGGTGAGGCTTCTATTATGTGAGGTTATAAATATATGGCTTGCTCATCTCAGCTCCTCGTGCCTTGGGCTTGTTTAGATAGAGGGTTAAGGAAGTAATGGTTGGGTTGGGCTGGGTTAGGTTGGGTAaagggctgagcattcggtcggttcgatCAGAaatcgaaccgaaccgaattaaccGAAAATCGAATTACTGATTTTTTTCATAACCAAATCGAACCAAACTTCTATataaaaccgaaccgaaatattttgatttattcgGTTCGGTTTGGTTAACCGAAATATTTATCGATCTGCCAAGATACTTAACCTATTGCTGATTACGAGTCACATGAGTAGTCTACCAAGATGCTTAAAACACACATAAAGAAACCTAATTTTCAACTCAAATGATACAGGAATGGGCTCAGGCTTCCTTAGTGCCATTCATATCAGCTAGGTAATGGAGTGTTGCAGACTACGATACAGATATAGATTATGCTAACCAAAAATAATATACAACCAAAATGGTTCGATCTTCTTTGCATAATATACAGACAGGGAAGTGAAAATGAATATGATAGACAAGAAATTTAGGTATTTAGGTTAGGAATTTGGGATTCCTCATCCCTGGCTGTTAGTGAATTACGACTCACGAGTGTGTATAAGTATAtctaatatttttaattaatgtGTACTACTGTATATTCTGTATCTAATTAtctataatatattatatatataatataattcaaaaatatatatttatactatTCGGTTAATTAGGTTAAAACCGAATTAATATTTTGAAAAACTAAACCGAACCGATTTTATTTCGATTAAAACCGAAAAACCAAAATaaccaaaattttcaaaaaaactTAAAcgaaaccgaaccgaattttaccGGTTCGGTTCGATTCAGCACTTGGGTTAGGTAAGGTTGGGTTGAGATGACTTGAGCTCTTGTCTTGTTTGGATAGAAGGGTTGAGTAAGTGAGATTTAGGAAGGGTCAGATATGTAAATGTtgtaataaatattttttaatcaAGAAAAAGTAATTAGAATTCAAAAATTAGattaatttatatataaatttgaatattatataattttggtagtaactattagtttttaatttttcaaaacaaattaaataattttattaatactataaatttaatattaaatgcTCATTTTTCAAAATTAGTTTGTATTTCAATCTTTATTTTTCACTTGCACAGTTTTTTTTCATAAAAGAAAAAAATCAATCATACAACAAAGCATAAGAAACAAAACAAGTGGACCTCATTCATATTCGCTAGCACAACTCACAACACCCCGATTTGGGGTGTTAAAATTCATATACTTGTCCATTAAAGCAGAACCTCTCACCAACCCCTTACCTGCCTCTCAAAACCCAACCATCTCGTTTAATGTTTTTTGCCAAACGATGGTTAAGAGATATGAACCCCTCCCGTCACCAACCCCTTACCTGCCTCTCAAAACCCAACCATCTCGTTTAATGTTTTTTGCCAAACGATGGTTAAGAGATATGAACCCCTCCCGATCCAACCCAGCTCCTCATAACCCATCCAAATAAGCCTTAGGGGTTTACAATTCAAAGATCTCAAGTTCGAATACAAATGCATACTTGAATTTAAGTAGGGGTCAGAGAGTTCAGATTATGTGCTAAACCTTGCGACCCGAGCGTGTAAAGTTGACCTTATACATCGATAACCAAACAAAAAAATGTATATAAACATCCGAGGGAAGTATAATCTAAGCTATATTAAAATAGAGTACAGCTGATGTCATTTTTACTAATGTGTCAGATTATTAGATGTCATGTTTGCTTATATGTCAATTTCTCATTTAATCTCATTTTTtatatcattttaaaattttctctTTTATACACTCTACTTCTCTCTATTCATTAATTCTcatccttcatttctcactcattAACCTTGACTTATTCTCTCTCCCCATTTTTAATCCTCTCTAATTCTAATTacttattaattttttattttttttgattaattCACAATATagtaaaatttataaaaacaaatcGTTATATGACCTTTATTCAACATACACAATTAATTATTTTTTccatattataaaaatattaatatataacaTTTTCTTTAATATTTACTTAAAGTAACTTTTTACTAAACTAACAAATTCATTTCAAATAAACTAGATATCAGGGATTAATCTAATTTAAAAGTATAGGAAAATCTCGCTTAATTAATGAtcaataaattaattatttattgcAAATTAAAAAATTTAACGTGGACTTCTTATTTTTTTATTAAGTCTAAGgataattaaattttattaaacttCGCATTTACTTTCAATTGCAGTGCAGCGTTGTATCAGTAAAATGAAGCAACAGTTTGTTTAGATAAAATGAAATGGCCAATAAATAGGTTCAGGGGTGTACGTGATAAAACATTTAGTAAATAAACGAAAATAAAAACTAATGAAACTCCAGCACATTCTTCATCATCATTAAACCATTTTCACCATGCATCATACTCTTACAAGCAACTCTACTTCCTCTCTCTTCACGTTATTGTCAATCTCCATTCCGATCCCCCATTCTACACAACAGTATCGGCAATTCGTCTGTTCAGCAAAAAAGGCCAAGAGATACTGTGCTGTCACTCCAGCAGCAATGATCTCAATAGTCGAATTCCAGCCATTATGAGTCAGAAATCCAGCATTTTCTGGATGGTTCAATACTTGTTCTTGCGTGCACCAACTTGCAATGGTTCCCCTATTCTCTGTCTCTGACAGAAACTGCTGAGGAAACATGGCCGAGTCACCCGTTACTACATCAGGCCTAATTACCCAATGAAAGTGTTTCTTGCTGTTTCCTAGTCCCCATGCAAATTCAGATAAATGTTTGGCTGACATGACAGTTACACTACCCAAATTCATGTACAGAACTGAGTTAGCTTCTCTGACATCGAGCCAATCAAAAGTTTATTATATAACAGATGT
This window contains:
- the LOC141673652 gene encoding 7-deoxyloganetin glucosyltransferase-like, which produces MSGGGVGDEIGKAKAERIFGLMDGFLKNEPVNWFEEEDATLDDRGLASLSACQMDSLAKLEYPETGYNVEAVSYDNPIPGYGTSNTINLRLWAAKPSGQYDMVNFLLMDFIIFFAPSLEANSVLYMNLGSVTVMSAKHLSEFAWGLGNSKKHFHWVIRPDVVTGDSAMFPQQFLSETENRGTIASWCTQEQVLNHPENAGFLTHNGWNSTIEIIAAGVTAQYLLAFFAEQTNCRYCCVEWGIGMEIDNNVKREEVELLVRV